One Gemmatimonadota bacterium DNA window includes the following coding sequences:
- a CDS encoding Ig-like domain-containing protein yields the protein MRFASRLTALSRTTPPTPFRPLLALATAVLSTACGSDALTPPMDIEMRVEGELVLTPSVLTLVDGDAGALRLSLRTPQGAELTSFPNSGNVSWRSSAPANVSVAAGGTVTGRLPGQSRISATLGTKTVSALVIVDPRPGTLRPMSDGVEEGVVGATLADSVGIRVVDRGGLPVAGVTVRFRVELGDGEVSPAEAVTRADGSARFAWKLGAEPGDNAVAAEVAGVPTVYLRATGKASKDRLRLRLLSGDDQVASVDEVLTSELRVQVEDEHGNPVPGAPVRWEFVNGSVGGASVASGGAAAVAASANASGVSGVRWRLGQQSGDQRAVARLDGGYEVWFKARAKPSSPYLVQMEPQALDLGVNERATLDVTVRDRFGNELTSPALTWSTSDRGVVAVDDGIVRGVAAGAAVVEAHTVDGNRMAATSISVLSSGGPASLRAVSGQAQSAPVGQTLPEPLVVEVRDAGGQPLAGISVNWTVASGTGIVDHGVTATDGAGRASVRWTLGSVAGSQQVVARAGGLPATTFVASATAGAVAEVRVTPSTASLSTGESRSFVATAVDAAGNPVPAAGMQWSSSASAVATVDASGQVRAVAPGAATIRASLNGVTGQAAVTVASSVSRVAITPTTPTFSALGQTIQLQGKAYDAQGVQMPTTGLTWTSRATSIASVDALGRVVSKALGRATVVACLVSACDSVTVEVNQMVAQVAVSPSTQSIPVGGSVQFSATAKDPGGSPIPGVSFAWTSANPQVVAVDGSGRATGLTAGSSAILAAARVSGPHVLAGPVMTGQGALTVTSSSTPPPPPPPAAGAPELPRTYVNTTYQAPTGGRTIRVRQGDNLQSAINQAQRGDILMLDAGATFNGDFELPAKPGSGWIVITTNTPLPAQGTRVTPTSAASFAKIVGQSSAPALWVRAGASQYRIMGVEIGLNPSIPLNYHVVRVGESGGAQNTLANVPSDIILDRVYIHGAPNQGTKRCVELNASPSAVVDSWLGDCHFNGADAQAILAWNAPGPFKIVNNHLEGSGETVMFGGADPSIANLVPSDIEIRHNHFYRPPSWQGKWTVKNHFELKMARRVVFEGNILENTWKDAQVGFAIIIKTANQSGAATWAVTEHITMRYNVIRNHAQGINISERVFSKPSGSTNNILIAHNVIDQLGGQSTFGGEGILFQVLDHVDNLTIENNTGIAQRATMIIDGQKGIPNFTFRNNIVTKGQYGVFGSGAGEGSQGLNTYMAPGYVFSGNVIVGADASRYPSGNHFPANLSQVGFVNASGLDYRLTSGSPYAGKGADFGQVSAQTAGVN from the coding sequence GTGCGCTTCGCTTCTCGTCTCACCGCCTTGTCCCGCACCACGCCGCCCACGCCGTTCCGTCCGCTGCTCGCGCTCGCTACGGCCGTCCTCTCGACCGCCTGCGGATCGGACGCCCTCACTCCGCCGATGGACATCGAGATGCGCGTCGAGGGCGAACTGGTCCTGACGCCCTCCGTGCTCACGCTGGTCGACGGAGACGCGGGCGCGTTGCGACTGTCCCTGCGCACTCCGCAGGGCGCGGAGCTCACCTCGTTCCCGAACAGCGGGAACGTCTCCTGGAGGAGCAGCGCGCCGGCGAACGTGAGCGTGGCGGCGGGTGGGACTGTGACGGGGCGCCTCCCCGGGCAGTCCCGGATCAGCGCGACGCTGGGCACGAAGACCGTCAGCGCCCTCGTGATCGTCGATCCGAGACCCGGGACGCTGCGCCCCATGTCGGATGGTGTGGAGGAAGGGGTGGTCGGAGCCACGCTCGCGGACAGCGTCGGCATCCGGGTCGTCGACCGCGGAGGGCTGCCGGTGGCCGGTGTCACCGTGCGGTTCCGCGTCGAGTTGGGGGATGGGGAGGTCTCGCCCGCCGAAGCCGTGACCCGCGCCGACGGATCGGCGCGCTTCGCCTGGAAGCTGGGTGCGGAGCCGGGAGACAACGCCGTGGCCGCCGAGGTGGCGGGAGTTCCGACCGTCTACCTGCGCGCGACCGGCAAGGCGTCGAAGGACCGCCTGCGGTTGCGCCTGCTCAGCGGCGACGACCAGGTGGCGTCGGTGGACGAGGTGCTGACCTCCGAGCTGCGCGTGCAGGTCGAGGACGAGCATGGGAACCCGGTGCCCGGCGCGCCGGTGCGCTGGGAGTTCGTGAACGGGTCCGTGGGCGGCGCCAGCGTGGCGAGCGGCGGAGCCGCCGCGGTGGCGGCCAGCGCCAACGCGTCCGGCGTCTCCGGAGTGCGGTGGCGGCTCGGCCAGCAATCGGGCGATCAGCGGGCCGTGGCCCGCCTGGATGGAGGCTATGAGGTGTGGTTCAAGGCGCGCGCGAAGCCGTCCTCGCCCTACCTGGTGCAGATGGAGCCGCAGGCGCTCGACCTGGGCGTGAACGAGCGCGCGACGCTCGACGTCACCGTGCGGGACCGCTTCGGGAACGAGCTGACGTCCCCCGCGCTGACCTGGTCCACGTCGGACCGCGGGGTGGTCGCCGTGGATGACGGCATCGTCCGGGGCGTCGCCGCCGGCGCGGCGGTCGTCGAGGCGCATACGGTGGATGGAAACCGCATGGCGGCGACGTCGATCTCGGTCCTGTCCTCCGGAGGCCCGGCTTCGCTCCGGGCCGTGAGCGGGCAGGCACAGTCGGCGCCGGTGGGCCAGACCTTGCCCGAGCCCCTCGTGGTCGAGGTCCGGGACGCCGGCGGCCAGCCACTGGCGGGCATCTCGGTCAACTGGACGGTCGCGAGCGGGACCGGTATTGTGGACCATGGTGTGACCGCAACCGACGGTGCAGGACGGGCTTCCGTCCGCTGGACGTTGGGGAGCGTGGCGGGCTCGCAACAGGTGGTGGCCCGGGCCGGTGGGCTTCCGGCGACCACCTTTGTGGCCAGCGCCACGGCCGGCGCGGTCGCCGAGGTGCGGGTGACGCCGTCGACGGCCTCACTCAGCACCGGGGAATCGCGCAGCTTCGTGGCCACGGCGGTCGATGCCGCCGGGAACCCGGTCCCGGCTGCGGGTATGCAATGGAGTTCCTCGGCCTCCGCGGTCGCGACCGTGGATGCCAGCGGGCAGGTCCGGGCGGTGGCGCCGGGTGCGGCCACCATCCGGGCCAGCCTCAATGGAGTGACGGGCCAGGCCGCGGTGACGGTCGCGTCGTCGGTGAGCCGCGTGGCCATCACCCCGACGACACCGACCTTCAGCGCCCTCGGCCAGACGATCCAGCTGCAGGGCAAGGCGTACGACGCCCAGGGAGTGCAGATGCCGACGACCGGTCTCACCTGGACCTCGCGGGCAACCTCCATTGCGAGCGTGGACGCCCTCGGGCGTGTGGTCAGCAAGGCCCTGGGGCGCGCCACGGTGGTGGCCTGCCTCGTCAGCGCCTGCGACAGCGTCACGGTGGAAGTGAACCAGATGGTGGCGCAGGTCGCCGTCAGCCCCTCCACGCAGTCCATCCCGGTGGGCGGCAGCGTCCAGTTCAGCGCCACCGCCAAGGATCCGGGCGGTAGCCCCATCCCGGGTGTGTCCTTCGCCTGGACGTCGGCCAATCCCCAGGTGGTGGCGGTGGACGGGAGCGGCCGGGCCACGGGCCTGACGGCCGGGTCGAGCGCGATCCTGGCGGCTGCCCGCGTGAGCGGCCCGCATGTCCTGGCCGGTCCGGTGATGACCGGGCAGGGCGCCTTGACCGTCACCAGCAGCAGCACCCCCCCGCCCCCGCCTCCTCCCGCCGCGGGTGCGCCGGAGCTCCCGCGCACGTACGTGAACACCACGTATCAGGCGCCCACGGGCGGACGCACGATCCGGGTGCGGCAGGGGGACAACCTGCAGAGCGCCATCAACCAGGCGCAGCGCGGCGACATCCTCATGCTGGACGCCGGCGCCACCTTCAACGGCGACTTCGAGCTGCCCGCGAAGCCCGGCTCCGGCTGGATCGTGATCACCACCAATACCCCGCTGCCCGCGCAGGGCACGCGCGTCACGCCGACGTCCGCCGCCAGCTTCGCGAAGATCGTCGGGCAGAGCAGCGCGCCCGCCCTCTGGGTGCGGGCCGGTGCCTCGCAGTACCGGATCATGGGCGTGGAGATCGGGCTCAATCCATCGATCCCGCTCAACTACCACGTGGTGCGCGTGGGCGAGAGCGGCGGTGCGCAGAACACGCTCGCGAACGTTCCGAGCGACATCATCCTGGACCGCGTCTACATCCACGGCGCGCCGAACCAGGGCACCAAGCGGTGTGTGGAGCTCAACGCCTCGCCCTCCGCCGTGGTCGACTCCTGGCTGGGCGACTGCCACTTCAACGGCGCCGACGCGCAGGCCATCCTGGCCTGGAACGCCCCGGGCCCGTTCAAGATCGTCAACAACCACCTGGAAGGGTCCGGTGAGACGGTCATGTTCGGTGGCGCCGATCCGTCGATCGCCAACCTGGTTCCGTCCGACATCGAGATCCGCCACAACCACTTCTACCGGCCCCCGAGCTGGCAGGGGAAGTGGACGGTCAAGAACCACTTCGAGCTGAAGATGGCGCGCCGCGTGGTCTTCGAAGGGAACATCCTCGAGAACACGTGGAAGGATGCGCAGGTCGGGTTCGCCATCATCATCAAGACGGCCAACCAGAGCGGTGCCGCCACGTGGGCGGTCACCGAGCACATCACGATGCGCTACAACGTGATCCGCAACCACGCCCAGGGGATCAACATCTCCGAGCGGGTCTTCAGCAAGCCGTCCGGATCCACGAACAACATCCTGATCGCGCACAACGTCATCGATCAGCTCGGTGGTCAGAGCACGTTCGGAGGCGAAGGCATCCTCTTCCAGGTGCTCGATCACGTGGACAATCTGACCATCGAGAACAACACCGGGATCGCACAGCGCGCCACGATGATCATCGACGGCCAGAAGGGCATCCCCAACTTCACGTTCCGCAACAACATCGTGACCAAGGGTCAGTACGGTGTGTTCGGCAGTGGCGCGGGCGAGGGCAGTCAGGGGTTGAACACCTACATGGCGCCCGGCTACGTCTTCTCCGGCAACGTGATCGTGGGAGCCGATGCCTCCCGGTATCCCAGCGGGAACCACTTCCCGGCCAACCTCTCCCAGGTCGGCTTCGTGAACGCGTCCGGTCTCGACTACCGGCTCACGTCGGGCAGCCCCTACGCGGGGAAGGGCGCGGACTTCGGGCAGGTCAGCGCGCAGACGGCCGGAGTGAACTGA
- a CDS encoding polysaccharide deacetylase family protein has translation MGILSSARVLTLKSLRGTGVSHAIGSSTWRRRRLLILAYHGISLRDEHEWDPTLFVSPAFLERRLELLRRRGCAVLDLGEAVERLARGDLPPRAVVLTFDDGLYDFLAAGVPLLRAYQMPATLYSSTYHTLDQRAVFNVAGRYALWRSAVPGIDLSEILGTGSVFERARFGEAWQAILADCERRDASAEDKDTVLERLCAALDVDLVAIRSERLFTLLTLEELGEVAGAGFDVQLHTHRHRSPLEREALRREIEDNRALLAGVTSRPLTHFCYPSGRYGLEQLPWLRELGIASATTCRPDLVPPGCDPLLLPRFIDTMMISDEVFCAWLDGTMSLLPRRRRWAS, from the coding sequence ATGGGAATCCTCAGCTCTGCCCGCGTCCTCACGCTCAAGAGCCTGCGGGGCACCGGTGTCTCCCATGCGATCGGCTCCAGTACCTGGCGACGGCGCCGGCTCCTCATCCTGGCCTACCACGGGATCTCCCTGCGCGACGAGCACGAGTGGGATCCGACGCTGTTCGTCTCGCCCGCCTTCCTGGAGCGCCGCCTGGAGCTGCTGCGTCGCCGGGGCTGCGCAGTCCTCGACCTGGGCGAGGCCGTCGAACGACTGGCGCGCGGTGACCTGCCGCCCCGCGCCGTCGTGCTGACGTTCGATGACGGCCTGTACGACTTCCTCGCGGCCGGCGTGCCCCTGCTGCGCGCCTACCAGATGCCCGCGACGCTGTATTCGTCCACCTACCACACGCTGGATCAGCGGGCCGTCTTCAACGTGGCCGGGCGCTACGCCCTGTGGAGATCCGCTGTGCCCGGGATCGACCTGAGCGAGATCCTGGGCACCGGCAGCGTCTTCGAGCGGGCACGCTTCGGCGAGGCCTGGCAGGCGATCCTCGCCGACTGCGAGCGTCGGGACGCCAGCGCGGAGGACAAGGACACCGTGCTGGAGCGGCTCTGCGCGGCCCTGGACGTGGACCTGGTGGCCATCCGTTCGGAGCGACTCTTCACGCTCCTCACGTTGGAGGAGCTGGGCGAGGTGGCCGGAGCCGGCTTCGACGTGCAGCTGCACACGCACCGGCACCGCAGTCCCCTGGAGCGGGAGGCCCTGCGGCGGGAGATCGAAGACAACCGCGCCCTGCTCGCAGGCGTGACCTCCCGCCCGCTGACGCACTTCTGCTACCCGTCGGGCCGCTATGGGCTGGAGCAGCTGCCCTGGCTGCGGGAGCTCGGGATCGCGAGCGCGACCACCTGCCGCCCGGATCTGGTGCCGCCCGGGTGCGACCCGCTCCTCCTTCCTCGCTTCATCGATACGATGATGATCTCCGACGAGGTCTTCTGCGCGTGGCTGGACGGGACCATGTCCCTGCTTCCGCGCCGGAGGCGCTGGGCCAGCTAG